Genomic segment of Oncorhynchus tshawytscha isolate Ot180627B linkage group LG13, Otsh_v2.0, whole genome shotgun sequence:
gacagtattcccaccaatatccagcaacttcacacagccattgaaaaagattgtggcctgtggaatgttgtcccaatcaacagcctgatcaactctatgtgaaggagatgtcgcgctgcatgaggcaaatggtggtcacaccagatacggactggttttctgatccaggcCCCCTACcttatgcatctgttggtcacagacaccttatctgtattcccagtcatgtgaaaaccatagattaggggttaatttattaatttcaattgactgatttcctcatatgaactgtaaaacTGAACTGTAGAATCTTTGTATATTTGTGTGCAGGTTAGTTACCATGTAATGCCACCTCTGATCAACTTAGATACATGAGTTGATGGGTTACAATCTAGCCAGAATACCAGTAAGCACATgggtcagatatatatatatatgtgtgtatatgtgtgtgtgtgtgtgtgtgtgtgtgtgtgtgtgtgtgtgtgtgtgtgtatatatatatatatgtgtgtgtatatatatatgtgtgtgtatatatatatatatatatgtgtgtgtatatatatatatatatgtgtgtatatatatatatatgtgtgtatatatgtgtgtatatatatatgtgtgtatatatatatatgtgtgtatatatatatatatatatgtgtgtgtatatatatatatatatatatatatatatatgtgtgtatatatgtatatatatatgtgtgtatatatatgtgtgtatatatatatgtgtgtatatatagatatatgtgtgtatatatatatatatatatatatatatatatatatatatatatatatatatatatatatatatatatgtgtgtatatatatgtgtgtatatatatgtgtgtatatatatatatatatgtgtgtatatatgtatatatatgtatatatatgtatatgtatatatatgtatatatatgtatatgtgtatatatgtgtatatatatgtatatgtgaatatatatatgtatatatatgtatgtatgtatatatatatgtatatatgtatatatgtatgtatatatatatatatatatgtatgtgtgtatatatatatatatatatatatgtgtatatgttgtcatgacgttggcctgggggtaggtttatgacaatcataaatacctcttcccccctttttcctctctctaccctactgatgttacatttgcaaacaccttggttaacatagagattctgggaacatcagaaggggaaatgaactatattctggtaatccgaccaattgaacatatccggtcagttcggttgtcatctgagacatactcatcaatgataagatgacatcaactctacagtggaaagtctacacatcagagttatcggattcacatggaattgttgatcaatttaaatgtttgaatatgaaattattcgtgatgggatgaaatgtgattttagcttcaaaaatgtgagatttgggttttcataagagagggctctgctcaatcagtggcccgcacctgtgaagggacatgggctataaaacttttcctcctcctctcccttcctatataaagccttgacgacaatataacctcctgttccgaggatgtaagacgacggtccgatgtcagaatggttcagataactacagaacgaaaCCAACTTCAGggtgagctttggttgtgaatggtatgaactttgaactcttattcactacagaagtgagacatcctagccgttgagttagcaacagcagcagcaaacacaggttaggaaggaacagacagagtatccgtataataatatatatatacgtatatatatatatatatgtgttataTCCATATGTTACTCTATATATGTTATTCGATATCTATACATATAGATATTTTAtaacgtggtgtgtgtgtatatgtgtgtgtgtgtgtgtgtgtgtgtgtatgtatatatatatatatatatatatatatatacacacattattttatactgtgtatatatatatatatatatatacgtatatatatatatatatacatatatatatatatacgtatatatatatatatatatatatacgtatatatatatatatacgtatataataatatatatatacgtatatatatatatatatgtgttataTCCATATGTTACTCTATATATGTTATTCGATATCTATACATATAGATATTTTAtaacgtggtgtgtgtgtatatgtgtgtgtgtgtatatatatatatatatacacacacacacacacacacacacacacacacacacacatatacacacacaccacgttaTAAAATATCTATATGTATAGATATCGAATAACATATATAGAGTAACATATGGATATAACACAGATATAACAGATGTATAAACATAGATATGACATATAGGTGTATTAACATATACATTAACATATAGGTGTATTAACATATAGGTGTATTaacatatatattaatatattggtGTATTAACATATAGGTGTATTAACAGATATATTAACATATAGGTGTATTAACATATAGGTGTATTAACAGATATATTAACATATAGGTGTATTAACAGATATATTAACATATAGGTGTATTAACATATAAACTCAGAAAAataagaaatgtccctttttcaggaccctgtctttcaaagataaatcgtaaaaatccaaataacaatgtaaatggtttaaacactgtttccctgcttgttcaatgaaccataaacaattaatgaacacgcACCTGTAGAACGgtctttaagacactaacagcttacagacggtaggcaattaaggtcacagttatgaaaaattgggacactaaagaggctctgaaaaacaccaaaagacggactctgaaaaacaccaaaagaaagatgccgagggtccctgttcatctgcgtgaacgtgccttaggcataatgcaaggaggcataaggactgcagatgtggccagggcaataaattgcaatgtccgtactgtgtgacgcctaagacagcgcaacagggagacaggatggacagctgattgtccttgcagtggcagaccacatgtaacaacacatgcacaggatcggtacaggaTGACAATAACTGccagttacaccaggaacgcacaatccctccatcagtgcttagactgtccgcaataggctgagagaggctggactgagggcttgtaggcctgttgtaaggcaggtcctcaccagacgtcaccggcaacaacgttgcctatgggtgtaacggatgtgaaatggctagctagttagcggtggtgcgcgctaatagcgtttcaatcggtgacttcactggctctgagaccttgaagtagtggttccccttgctctgcaagggccgtggcttttgtggagcgatgggtaacgatgctccgtgggtgactgttgtctgtgtgcagagggttcctggttcgagcccgggtatgggcgaggggacggtctaaagttatactgttacatgggcacaaacccaccatcgctggacagGCAGGACTGGAATAAagtgacgagtcgcggttttgtctcaccagaggtaatggtcggattcgcgtctatcgtcaaaggaatgagcgtcaCACCGagtcctgtactctggagcaggatcgatttggaggtggagggtccgtcatggtctggggcggtgtgtcacagcatcatcggactgaggttgttgtcattgcaggcaatctcaatgctgtgcgttacagggaagacatcctcctccctcatgtggtacccttcctgcaggctcatcctgacatgaccctccagcatgacaatgccaccagccatactgctcattctgtgcatgatttcctgcaagacaggaatgtcagtgttatgccatggccagcgaagtgcccggatttcaatcccattaagcacgtctgggacctgttggatcggagtgtgagggctagggccattccccccagaaatgtctgggaacttgcaggtgccttggtggaagagcggggtaacatctcacagcaagaactagcaaatctggtgcagtccatgaggaggagatgtactgcagtgcttaatgcagctggtggccacaccagatactgactattgcttttgattttgaccccccctttgttcagtgacacattattccatttctgtttgtcacatctgtggaacttgttcaatttatgtttcagttgttgaatctagttatgttcatacaaatattcgCACATGTTAAGTtcactgaaaataaacacagttgacagtgagaggactttttAAAAATTTTAGTTAGATAAAAGGATGGTTCTTGTTCGGTCAGTTGTTTTCAGACCTCAAAAGGGATCATGTTTAGTTGATGTTTTATGCCTCCAATTTGATCATCTATGATGGTGTTTATTTTGCTATTCATCGATAGCTGAATCTATAAATCATTGACATAACAATTAAGACAGTTCTGAGGTCTGAAAACGTCAGACAAACTTTATTGGAGTGAACTCTCAGAAATAACTAACCACAAACAAGActgtggggtcaaaattaaaaacaaatactattGGCAACACACTGGATAGTATACGAATAGTTTCGTACAAAGGAAAGGGGCACTAATAACAATTGGACTGATATGAGCTCGTTAGACCTCCAGTTCCCTGTCATTCTCAGCACGGCAACGTTAGTGTTGAACCACGGAGCTAAAGAATCCTGTAACGGACAGGAACTCAACACTGAGAAGTCCTCGTTTCTTCTGAAGTCGACATGGACTTGGAAATATTACTCATTGTTTCTCTATTTCATAGCGATGCTTATATCTTGTTAGAAGCGACGCAAAAGGTATTTTAGaggagtgttgttgttgttgaagctCTGACATCACTTAAGAGCTGTGTGAGAGTCTAAATAGTCCGGGTTGACGCAAAGATCTGGCCAGTTAATATGTAGAAATATGTAGAATATGTAGAAAAGGAACACGAACTCCTTCAATATATATGGCACTTTCATATGCGAGTAAATAAATGCATAATCATGCCCAATAAATATTAAATCAAAGCGGAACCTTGTTTAACAGTATGATATCCGGAAGATTTAGCTATCAGAACAGTTTCCTGTTTGGACGAAAATCTACTTTTATCAAGTTGACATTGAACAGTCGGCATTAAAACATGGTTTCTCTGTCTTTAAATTCGTTAAAAACAATTATGCGGGCGATGGTGGACAGTCCGGGGTTTGATCGAGTTTTAAGTAAGGTATGTCACAGTAAAACAAATGACATTTTACGTACTGTACTGTAAGCACCGGAGGTTGCTTCCCAACTCCACCCATTCACCTACCTTGACAAGCTTGTTGTGTATGTGGGAAAACAAGTGTTTTCACGACACCCCTTACATTTTATCTCGTTACCTTGAGTGAATCTCAATTGTATTTTCTTGATTTCTCACGTCCTCCCTCGTGTCCTTCTCGATGCACATCGGAGCAGAATATTAGAGGTTCCTCTAAAAGCATTTTGAGGAGGAAAGTAGGGGACACAAGGAAATACAATTGAGATTTACCCCTAGTCTTGCAACTCTTGGACATATTTCAGTGCCCTCTTCTTTAATTGATCCAAGGGATAATTAATGACTGGTTGTCCATTTCCCCAGGTGGACATTGTAACAGCCAGCCCAGGGAAAGTGGTGTGTGAGTTTAAAGTGGAAGAGGAGCACACAAACCGAGGGGGCACCCTTCACGGGGGTCTGACAGCAACACTGGTCGACGTCATCTCCACCACTGCCATCATGTACACGGAACGGGGAGCACCCGGTGTCAGCGTGGACATGAACATCACGTGAGTTTTATACTTAAATTACAGTGGCTGGGTGATACATGGGGAatgtagcctggtctcagatctatTTGTGCGGTTTGATATGATGGCAcaaagactggtacccaggcttgATAATATACTTGTAGAATAAACAGAATGCATGTGCTCTATGTAGAGCTGTTTTGGTTGTCTAGTCTTGGGCTGAGCCCGAACTCTCTAGGCCTCTACAAGTCACACACTGTAATAGGTGAAGGAGTAGAGAGTAACCTGTTGTCAAAACACTGAAAAGGTAAATCTCTGTCTGAAAATAGCaccctagggctctggtctaaagtgcaCAAAGGGGTTCCGTTTAGGACACAGCCACTGAATGGAACAACTGTTTCCCCGACAGGTACATGAATGCTGCCAAGATGGGTGAGGACGTGCTGATCACAGCCACAGTGTTGAAACAAGGACGGACCCTGGCATTCGCTACTGTCGACCTCACTAGCAAAGCCTCTGGGAAACTCATCGCACAAGGAAGACACACAAAGCACCTTGGGAGCTAGATCAGCTGCTCGGTCTAGGGTGATGTTGCCCCTATACACTggtcttgggtcagtttagcccccccccccacactaaTGATTAAGATTGGGGGGTGagggaaagctgatcctagacctgtacctaggggaaactccCCCAGCAAATTGTGAATGATCATACTGCTGCTGTGATGCTGTCCAGCAGAAAGTCTGTGGGGTGAAGAACCGTGACTATTGTGGAACTGTGTCAGTAAATTGTTCTTTACCCCACAACAGACTtgctaaataataataatttttctgCATGTCATTCTGctgtaaatatatacacacacacaaataaaacgcACCAGGAAATATTTTCAAATGTTACATTGTATTGGGATTTGTTCAGCCGTGTTGATTTCtagatgcatttaaaaaaaactaaattaaaaAAGGAATAGACTCAAAACCTTTAAATCGAACATATTGAATCAACAAAGAAAACCCTCAAATGTACTGACTGATTTGTGCCTTATTTTCCCCCAGCAAAGcaagcaacaacaaaacaaaaaccacCCCCCATTTTACATTTTATAAGCACTGCAACAATTAGTCCCCTTTAGGATACTTGTCTATCGAATTAAAGGAACATGTAACGGTCCCATTTAATTTCAACCTGTTCCGTTGTTAGGTACATTCATTCTGCAATTATAAAAACACCCATGCCAACCCCCACCCAGAAACAAACATCAGATTTCAGTAGCTTAAATGGCTTTGCCTGGTAACAACCTTCAACATAATAAAACACCATGCGATTCACAATACCGTCTGTCTGACAACTTCCTCCCATCAGTTCCCAACTCCAGATCAGACCAACGGTGTTCCTGGCATATTCCACAGGAAAAGCAAATGAACCCAGAAAGAAAAATAACCAGCCAACATTAAAACAAGGGTGGCTTAAAAAGGAAAGATATAAATACCTACACCAAATGATTTGACAAACACTCCTTCACCTTTTATCTTTGCTTTACAGGGGACGTTTTAACGCCACCTAGGCTGACCCGTCATAGATGGTAGCTAGTCCTTctagaacaccccccccccccttcctccccaGGTATGTTTTCCTCTAACCCAAGCTTTTGAAATGATAGAAGCTTTTCCAATCTGTTATGACATGGGTTACAATGTGTccagcagagacagaggaccCCTGTGAacatcataaaaaaaaaaaacctgtgtGGCTTTTGTTCCTGCTTGGTAGCAACATGAAGAGTTCCTTCAGTGACTGCTCTGTGTCGTTGACAGTGCAGCTCCATGGGGGGAATAACCAACCACTCAAAATCAATGTTCGTGCAGGTTCAAAATAAACAGAAAAAACAAGAGGGTGGATAAAAGGTAGAACCAATCCAAAACTGGTAGGAGCAGAGCTAGGAGGAGGAAGCTTGGTAGGTAAGGAAAAACAAAtacagatttttattttttaaattagctTCAGGACGATGGAAACTAACAAACAAGAGACCCAAGCAGCAGTTCTATTCAATGGAAGGAAGGATGTGTGGTGGATGAGATCAACTTGCTTCAGTGGCTTAGGGGTTAAGTCTTCCTTGTGTTGTGGGTGGAAGCCATGGAGGCCGGCTGGCCCTAGTCAGGCATGTACGGGAGGAGATGGTCTTCGATGTCTCCAACGCCCCAGCACGTTAGCTGGTCCTGGGGCAGGTACAGGCAAAGGCTGCACAACTTAAAAACTGTGGCCTTGGTTTTAGGAGtctgacaggggagagagaagggatgacAAGAGAAAACATGGTTGACAacgggggagaagagggggagaagagggggacaacagggggagaagagggggacaaCAGGGGGAGACCATAGAatctattaataataataatagtcatTTCACTAATATATTCTATTTCTTTGGGTTAGACATTGTCCCATGACAGAGGACCTTTGTCTGAATGATCCTCTAACACCTACGTGAGTGCTCCAATTAGAGGTCTTTCCCAAAACCATTGTGACTTGTACAGTGGTGACAGGTTAGCATTGAGGGGAGAAGGAATGTTAGGCACAATCAACAGGTCTGGAGCCTGGTAAGACAGGCCTGGTGTAAGATTTGGTTTGGCAACATTGTCTGAATGATTGCCTAATTCAAATCATTTCAATAGGCTCTTAGCTTCCCCAAAACCATTGTGTTCCTGCACTAGGCTGAGTGGCAACGTGTCATTGTGTTCCTGCACCAGGCTGAGTGGCAACGCGTCACTGTGTTCCTGCACCAGGCTGAGTGGCAACGCGTCACTGTGTTCCTGCACCAGGCTGAGTGGCAACGTGTCACTGTGTTCCTGCACCAGGCTGAGTGGCAACGTGTCACTGTGTTCCTGCACCAGGCTGAAGTGGCAACGTGTCACTGTGTTCCTGCACCAGGCTGATGGCTCCGTGTCACTGTGTTCCTGCACCAGGCTGATGGCACGTGTCACTGTGTTCCTGCACCAGGCTGATGGCAACGTGTCCAGTGTGCAATGGACCAGGCTGATGGCAACGTGTCATTGTGTTCCTGCACCAGGCTGATGGCAACGTGTCACTGTGTTCCTGCACCAGGCTGATGGCAACGTGTCACTGTGTTCCTGCACCAGGCTGATGGCAACGTGTCATTGTGTTCCTGCACCAGGCTGATGGCAACGTGTCATTGTGTTCCTGCACTAGGCTGATGGCAACGTGTCATGTTgtcagttgaagtctgaagtcaGACACGCGTACTTGTGTTAAAACGAGGTGTCTCTCCGCTACTTTACGCCTGcctcccagatggcaccctattccctacacagtgcactaacTTTGACCAGAGTgcaatggaccctggtctaaagtagtgtcccACCTGGAACGCAGGTCCAGATGGATCAACAGCTGTCTGGAGCTAAAACAAGAGAGACGTGACTCCATTCGAGACACAGGATGGGTTAAAATCCCCGGGTGTATCTATTACTCTGGGGTTAAAATCCCCGGGTGTATCTATTAATTTAAAAACTAGGTTTTTAACCTGGATTTTAACCCCGGGTGTATCTATTACTCTGGGGTTAAAATCCAGGTTAAAAACCTAGTTTTAAATTAATCCTAGTTCATTTAAAATCATTCCTCTAACCCAAGCTTAGTTTTAACTTTAAACCTAGATTAATTAAGCCTGTTgctcaatgaaaaaaaaaaatatatatatgaatttAGATTGGAGATTAATTCTAAACTGCCACTTGGGCTGTTTTATCTGATCAAATGAGAGGCATATCTACTGTTGAGCCCAAAACGAGTTCCTTAGAGAATAATTAAAGACAGGTTCCATCCTGTTGAGTTTTAATGATGATTAAGTCATTATTAGTAGACTATTTACCATCCCATTTTGTATAACAATTGAATTGAGGTTTATGATATGCCCAGCCTTGGTACGAATGCTGTTGTGTAACATGCTGTAACGGGTCTGAGAACAGTAACGTTGGACTGAAGTTGCATTAACGTTAAAACTAACATGCATTTTAGGCATTGATATTCACCAGTTATTTATGCTTACTAAATATTGGTGGTGTCCGTCATCATAGGGGTTATGGAGAGGGGCAAACTGTTATTGATGCTTACTAAATATTGGTGGGTCAAGGTGTCCGTCGTCATAGGGGTTATGGAGGGGCAAACTGTTATTGATGCTTACTAAATATTGGTGGGTCAAGGTGTCCGTCATCATAGGGGATATGGAGAGGGGCAAACTGTTATTGATGCTTACTAAATATTGGTGGGTCAAGGTGTCCGTCGTCATAGGGGTTATGGAGGGGCAAACTGTTATTGATGCTTACTAAATATTGGTGGTGTCCGTCATCATAGGGGTTATGGAGAGGGGCAAACTGCCGGAGAATCATCTCGCATATCTTTTGGGTGATAGGATCAATTCCCAAGGACGGAGCCCCCCCCCAGGTCTGAAATAGCCCCCTAGGACAGAGCCCCCATCATCTCCTAcgagagtttttttttttcataagcGGAGAAATGTGATCTTATTTGACGTGTCATGATCAGGTGGCTAGCGCACAAATA
This window contains:
- the acot13 gene encoding acyl-coenzyme A thioesterase 13 encodes the protein MVSLSLNSLKTIMRAMVDSPGFDRVLSKVDIVTASPGKVVCEFKVEEEHTNRGGTLHGGLTATLVDVISTTAIMYTERGAPGVSVDMNITYMNAAKMGEDVLITATVLKQGRTLAFATVDLTSKASGKLIAQGRHTKHLGS